The sequence ctgggatatgtgggacgataacgtcccacttggccaaaagccagtaaaaatgcagagagccaacttcaaataaattactataaaaatcaaactttcatgaaatcacacttgaaagataccaaattaaagctacacttgttgtgaatccagccaacatgtcagaattcaaataggctttatgacgaaagcacaccaaacgattatgttaggtcagagccaagtcacagaaaaacacagccatttttccagccaaagagaggagtaacaaaaagcagaaatagagatcaaattaatcactaacctttgatgaccttcatcagacgacactcataggacttcatgttacacaatacatgtatgttttgttcggtaaagttcatatttatatccaaaaatctgagtttagacgggacgctactgtctcacttggccaaaagccagagaaaatgcagttcgccaaattcaaataaattactataaaaatcattagttcattaaatcacacatgaaagataccagattaaagctacacttgttgtgaatccagccaatccAGCCAACAATTCAAAtcggcttttcagcgaaagcaaacgatgctattatctgaggatagcaacagagtaaacaaagagagagaagcatatttcaaccctgcaggtgcaacacaaaacgcagaaataaaaatataattcatgccttacctttgacgagcttctgttgttggcactccaatatgtcccataaacatcacaaatggtccttttgttcgattaattccgtcgatatatatccaaaatgtccatttatttggcgcgtttaatcctgaaaaacaccggttccaacttgtgcaacgtgaAATCTGACTTCgcacttgaaaagcagacaagtaggggaagattttatatagaaaacattgttttctgtaaaatgttgggaaaggggtcaaaacagcagttgtttgtgaaagtttaaaaaacacatggtagtgcatttagtaaaactgctgtaacgtaagttccatactgaataaaccttccccgcatttgacaagcagagaagtagaggaagttttaatccaatatacttttgtcaaactctttggtttagtggtcaaaatgatagttgttttgaattgaatgaatctgctaaattctgacatgttttaccgaagccagaaaaacaggcgatgggttacaaaaatagctctagttacagattggtagccccgatttgaaatccgacttgttgcttgaaaagcagaagagtaggggtagattttatatagaaaacattgttttctgtaaaatgttgggaaaggggtcaaaacggcagttgtttgtgaaagtttaaaaaacacatggtagtgcatttagtaaaactgctgtaacgtaagttccatactgaataaaccttccccgcatttgacaagcagagaagtagagggaagttttaatccaatatacttttgtcaaactctttggtttagtggtcaaaatgatagttgttttgaattgaatgaatctgctaacttctgacatgttttaccgaagccagaaaaacaggcgatgggttacgaaaatagctctagttacagattggtagccccgatttgaaatccgacttcttgcttgaaaagcagaagagtaggggtagattttatatagaaaacatttttttctgtaaaatgttgggaaacgggtcaaaacggcagttgtttgtgaaagtttaaaaaacacatggtagtgcatttagtaaaactgctgtaacgcaagttccatactgaataaaccttccccgcatttgacaagcagagaagtagaggaagttttaatacaatatacttttgtcaaactctttggtttagtggtcaaaatgatagttgttttgaattgaatgaatctgcaaacttctggcatgttttaccgaagctagaaaaacaggcgatgggttacaaaaatagctctagttacagattggtagccccgatttgaaatccgactttgtgcttgaaagcagaagagtaggggaagattttttatagcaaaataaaataatctgtaaactgttgggaaaggggtcaaaacggcagttgtttgtgaaagtttaaaaaacacatggtaatgcatttagtaaaactgctgtaacgcaagttccatactgaataaacctcccccgcatttgacaagcagagaagtagaggatgttttaatccaatatacttttgtcaaactctttggtttagtggtcaaaatgatagttgttttgaattgaatgaatctgctaacttctgacatgttttaccgaagccagaaaaacaggcgatgggttacgaaaatagctctagttacagattggtagccccgatttgaaatccgacttcgtacttgaaaagcagacgagtatgggaagattttatagagcaaacatttttttctgtaaaatgttgggaaaggggtcaaaacggcagttgtttgggaaagtttaaaaaacacatggtagtgcatttagtaaaactgctgtaacgcaagttccatactgaataaaccttccccgcatttgacaagcagagaagtagaggaagttttaatccaatatacttttgtcaaactctttggtttagtggtcaaaattatagttgttttgaattgaatgaaccTGCTaaattctgacatgttttaccgaagccagaaaaacaggcgatgggttacaaaaatagctctagttacagattggtagccccgatttgaaatccgacttgttgcttgaaaagcagaagagtaggggtagattttatatagaaaacattgttttctgtaaaatattgggaaaggggtcaatacggcagttgtttgtgaaagtttaaaaaacacatggtagtgcatttagtaaaactgctgtaacgcaagtccttccccgcatttgacaagcatagaagtagaggaagttttaatccaatatacttttgtcaaactctttggtttagtggtcaaaatgatagttgttttgaattgaatgaatctgcaaacttctgacatgttttaccgaagcctgaaaaacaggcgatgggttacaaaaatagctctagttacagattggtagcgccgatttgaaatccgacttcttgcttgaaaagcagaagagtaggggaagattttatatagcaaacatttttttctgtaaaatgttgggaaagggtcaaaacggcagttgtttgtgaaagtttaaaaaacatatGGTAGTGCATTTattaaaactgctgtaacgtaagttccatactgaataaaccttctccgcatttgacaagcagagaagtagaggaagttttaatacaatatacttttgtcaaactctttggtttgcTTTGGAAGTCTTACTCGCCAGAGATCTCACATTAAAACAGTATTAAAAACAGCAACAATGTTCAGGACATTGCGCTTTCAATGTGCATGTGTTAATGTCTTATATGTTTTCCTCCCCTCCAGGCGAAGGTTGTGACCGACATAGATGAGACAGAGCTGGCCCGCCAGCtggagcaactggagagagagaacgctGAGGTGGACGGAGATGacgaggatggagagatggaggccaAGGCAGAGGACTAAACTAGATGAAGAACTGAGGGATTGGATACGACGACGAGACCAATTATACATATGCAGTCCAGAGcatgtattcataaagcatctcagagtaggagtgctggtctaggatcagcccACCCCCCCATATGTAATCTTATGCataatgatctaaaaggctaaacttaTCCTAGATCAGAACTCTTATTTTGAGATATTTCATGAATACAGGCCTTGTCTGATGAGATGACGAACTTCATATCAAATCAAGCATTCTAGAACGTCTCTCCAACTGAACCCTTTGGATCAGTAGCAGGGACCCTCTCagggagactgatagagagaTGGCTACAGGCACTGACTGTCATACTGCCAAACAGGGCTGGGAAAGGCCTCTGTGATTATACCAATGGACACAATAACAACTGAATATGATCACTGAACCCTAGCTGTTTGAAATGCATAAGAATGGGTGGGTTGGGGTAGGATTAGCCTTTTTGTGCTGTAGCCAACTCCTCTCTGTGTGGAAGAGTTGGCTACAGCACATATAATACAAAATGGGACAAGGCTTGGGTTGGTGGGGTGGTAGCCTGGTCCCGTGCTGAATGTTCTTTAACCAACTCTTTGTGACAAGTGCAGTATAGGACCAGGCTAGAGTGAGTAGGGGTTTAGATAGATTCTGAGAATATAATAAGACAAGTGTTTTATATATAGCAAGGACATATTTTAGGAATGGTTTTGACTATCTCCCCAACTCCATGAAAGGACAATAGCGTTCTTGTTGTTTTCCTGCTCAATATGGTTCAAGTGAAATGTCGGGCGGAAGAGAAAGAGTATAATGCGCACCTAACCAACTCACACAGATCTTTATAACTTAGGGTGCATTCTGGATATATTTCTATTTTGTCAGGACTACATTCTTAACATTACATTAAACAAATAGAAAAGTAAATATGTGTTATCAGGTTAGAAGTGATTGAAAGTGAAACATGCACTTAAATTAAATGTGGGATGCAGTTATAGCAGAAGCTGTTGGAGAAAGGTCCATGTGGGTACTCTAACCTTTATCAAAGATTTTAAATAAGATGTTTAATTGTTGTCACGTGCACAGGATATGTACAGTGAAATGTGGTGCTTTATAGGGTCTGCCATGGCAGTACAGCACACCTGGAGCaaattaaggttaagtgccttgctcaagggcaaatcAACCTTGTCGGctgggttactagtccaacactaacaGCTAGGTGACCTTCTTCCACCCATTCACAAAATAAGCAAATTAATCATATTCGGCAGGACAAGCACGAGATAGTGAGATACTATTGGGAcgtttttgaatacatttgcgtTTTTCCGTTATGGAACGCTTACTCTGAAATGCGCATCTAAACAACGCACTTTTACCAAAGTTTCTAAAAAGGTAAAGTCTACATAACTTAATCTACTCTGTTCGTAACATATTCTatttttgggaacagaaaactgtattgagattaCATTTTTAATCGATGAGTAAATTACCACTGCCGGTCCCTGAGCTTCCTGTAGAAACTGAATCTGGCTCGTTATTCTATTTTTGCTATTATCTCTGGTTGTAGTTTGTCTGCACTACAAATCCCAGAATTCCGTGTTAGCAGTCGGAAGCTAGTAACAACCCTGAAGGCTTACTAGTCAATCATCTAGTGTCGCAAAATATATATACGACTCTGCAAAATTGCTAGCTCTGTAGGGCGACAAACTatgtgtaatatttgtgttgtggagaaatgaccaggcaggagacgggagtacagttagttttcgtttagtcaaaacctctcgtgccctacagttcccgggcacactagtgcgcatgtgcatttcctattaagtgtagtaacgtaacactgtcgtactacatcactgcttagtaacagcatagtataCTACACTATGAAGATGAATCGAACTTCAATCAAGGTAAATATCGTGCTAGCTACGTAGTTAGCTTGCATAGCGGTTTGATTTTTGCTTGCTTAACGTTAGTTTGGGACACAGCATCGCGAGTCTGTGTAGCAGGGTTTATGTTAGGAAAATGCGGCCAAATCTTACCAAATTCTGATGTGCACTTTGAacatgttagaataactgtcgacatttacttttcctcagccaacaaaaTGAGTAAGTTaatgaacagcaaaatcactatcCTATGTGAATCTACTATAGTAGAAAAGTTTAGGCTACCTATtatattggtcagcttgtcgagaaaGATCGTCTATTCCAGAGTCTGGACATTTGTGGGaagatagatcccaaattcaacCAGTAGGCCAGAaggcctaggctacataaaaCAAAGACGTTAAaaagcaatgagtctgatgcaacagatcagaacatttagcttagctttgataaactattatttcttaAGATTATAAGCGCAGTAATGCACACAGGGCAGTAAGTAGGCTACGCAGGAATGttcgttccataatgcaattggcgggaaaacaccattgtcGAGAGGGCACTGCACAGTCAagcggtttcatgtgacagatgAAAATATCCGTTAGAAATGTAGAAAGAGGAGATCTAATAGGCTAATCTGAAGCAAGGTAAAACATGCCtcgtaaaatgtattaaaacgttCTGGTTTTAAACAGTTAAGTATGTTTTCAAAATACATGATACAtgttcaaaataaatgtttttaaaaatgagCCTCCAGCTCGTTGCAAAGTGATGTTTGACGCGTTGATGAAGCCTGCCTGGGAAAAATGTTTTTGAACGTCATCCAACTGGGGCCTGTAGAGCACTGACtttacgacctgaagatcactgacgtcatgaaaTGACCTCatatttttctgagttcccagttgtcttgaaagcacagcAAGATGCTGCAGCAGTAGCTCTTGCAGAGTCTGACATATTTTCCACTCAATGgctctgtatgtgtgtgattaAAAAAAAGATACATAAGGAATATAGTGTACACATGcaccaatttaattccacaaaattatgcaaattaagcATGATCAGTCAAATGTATGTACGTAGACTGGTGAatccatcaatgaataggctgaTCGGATGAATGCCTGTTATTACTGGCTAAAGGAAGCCCTCTGTGTAGGTACAGACTCCCAATGTGTCCTAAACCTAGATTTTGGCATGTGAAAACACATTTCGTTCTGTAGCTAACTAATAATGAATGACACAAATGACATTTCCTAATCTTTTGTGTAGGTGACCCAGATTATTGGTATAATAATCATTTTGTTAGTCAGGGTCCAGTTTGGAACCACCATATCAGGTAAGCTGATCAAATTGTGTCAAAGAAAGTAGCTAGTTTTAAACGGACACTCTAAAATAAAAGTTTGTCAGATGTCCTCAGCCCTCAAAATAAGGGGAGGGGATAAGTCCATGTTTTACCAGGCATGGTGTGTGCTtagtatttatttggacagtgaggCCAAAATGTTTAATTTTGCTCTATAGTATACTCCGGCATTTTGGATTCGGGATCATATGAAGAGACAGTAAATAATGTCACCTTTAAAAAACAAAATGTCATACATATGTTTAccctttagaaatgaaagcactttatgtatttGGTCCCCTAGGGATGTGCTCCGATACAATACAGCAATGAAAGGTTTATTTGAAACACTTTGGTTTGATTAGAGAACGAATTGATGCGATACGTTGCACaacatttgttgcataaacacatacattttccatgagctgggccgttctgtgggcaaaaacagctcgttgaagagaggtcaaaggagaatggcaagaaacgtgcaagctaacaggcgggccacaaaccgGCAAATAATGGCAAAGtataacagtggtgtgcagacaACATCCCGGAACACACAATTCGtctgtccttgtcacggatggggtATTGTAGCAGACTACCACACCGGGTTCTACTCCTATCTACTAAAAACCAGAAGAAGCTGCTCCAGTGGGCAcacaatcaccaacactggacaattgaggagtggaaaaacattgactGGTttgacgaatcccggttcctgaaCTCTTTGACTTGAATGCAAATCGCTACGTCTGGAGAAAACGAGACACAGCTCATCACCTGTCTAACatcatccctaccgtgaagcatagtggtggcatcATCCTGCTATGGGGATTAGGGtttcacattttggggaatattcagaggtgaaaactttctgtgggaatatatgggaattaatgcaaatatatgcaaattaatattactACTATttaatgttttttgcattggatatatttaccaaatCATATGAAGACAAACATTAatcttttaccttatcataagtagacataattgcaaattattaaatccttccaatagaaaaaaaacaatttagttagttgaactttaattaaatgagttgactcttcgcatgggatgatttcactgaacaacaaaataaagggaatattgaataatcccaatgatccatcgcatctcccaaaaacgttttcaacatacgtaaaaggatagtctagaaactaaatctttgattgtcttcctctcagccttccatgtcttctccctggacctccttaatgtccacctcttgaacatcagactctgaggcctcatcttcactgtcactttccaaccttgttgaggatggctcgttgtcaggctcaaaaagccgcaaatttgcccggatggccaccaatttttcaacccttgtattggccagcctgttgcgtgctttggtgtgtgtgttcccaaacaaggaccagttgcgctctgaggtggctgatgttggtgggatttggagaatgatggaggcaacaggggaaagaacctcagatccacaaagtcccttccaccaggtggctgatgagatatgttggcacgactgccatattgcatctccatcccaaagcccctgcttggaagtgtacttcgccagactgcctagaaccttgccctcatccaggccaaggtggcgagacacggcagtgatgacaccataggccttgttgatctctgcaccagacaggatactcttgccagcatacttggggttcaACATGTacactgcggcgtgtatgggattaaggcagaagtcttcacgctttttaatgtatttcagaactgcagtttcctctgcttggagcaacagtgaagtgggcagggcagtatggatttattatcttacatctgcaagcagagtctgaacatcagacaggatggcactGTCTCCCCCAAtacgtgcaatggctactgcaataggtttcaggagtttcaggctgcttaccactctctcccaaaatacatcatccaggagtatcctcttgatggggctgtccatatcggcagactgatatggccatttcttggatagactccttcccctccaggagactggcaaacatgatgacaacaccaccccaacgggtgttgctgggcagcttcaatgtggtgctcttattcttctcactttgcttggcgaggtagattgctgctataacttgatgacccttcacatacctaaccatttccttggctctcttgtagagtgtatccattgttttcagtgccatgatgtccttgaggagcagattcaatgcatgagcagcacagccaatgggtgtgatgtgagggtaggacttctccattttagaccaagcagccttcatgttcgttcaaagtactgagtaaagggtctgaatacttatggaaatgttatattagatttttttatttgcgatacctgtttttcctttgtcattatggggtattgtgtgtagattgatgagggggggaaactattttatccattttagaataaggctgtaacttacaAAAtgtgaagtggtctgaatactttccgaatgcactgtaaagatAACTTTATTCCATTACTTAACAATATGAAAGCAGATTTAATTAAATAGAATAATCTTCCCATAAATCTTACAGGTAGAATAAACCTCTTCAGAATGGCATGGCTCCCAacgtttttgtatttattttcaagTAATAccgatttgttcttaactaagacaaaataattcaGAATTGACTTTTTCTGCACaacatacagtactagtcaaaagtttggacacacctactcattccagggtttttcattatttttactattttattttttacattgtagaaaactatgaaataacacacatggaatcatgtagtaaccaaaaaagtgtaaaacaaatatatattttatatttgagattcttcaaagtagccaatgtCCTTTGCTCACTCTGACAGCTTCGCACACAATTAATACCTTCTGGAAATGTTATAAAGTCCTCAAAGTTTTGGGTGGAGTTGGAAAgatggctgtcagaagtattacagtgtaaatgtacttttaatttgtctgtctgtatatttcaagacatggcatatgaaggtgcagtgagatacccgatgGGTTGAACAGTACATTTCGTATCAATCATTTgcagctgacttgcctagttaaataaaggttcaataacaaACCTCTTAAAAAAACGTATCcttaaaaactggaaatcaaccaatcctccgtTGTTCACgcaatggaaaggtcaaatgctttactATCTAAAAATGTAAAGTGAGTGggcgacggagagaaacaaaatcgTGCAGTTTGACGCCATGTGGCAGAAAGTGATACGAGTGCTGGAGATAGGGGTGAGGGTTAGTGGGTATGGGcagtgatgtagttgatgtttgtatgatgttgtcatttgtgtgtgtttgttttgtattgttgatAAAATAtcaaatcatgtttttttttgtttttttaagacGAAGTAGGCTCTCACTGCTCTAGAATGTATCTCTTCCATGTTTGGCCTTGGGAGGTGGTACCGTTTGGAGGTATTTCTGCGGGTTGGACTCAAAATCAACTTCATACCCTCGTCATCATTACGGAATGTTATTCACTCTCCGCAGGGTCGGCAGAAAGAAAGAGGATGCTTCCTTTTTTCAGAGGTTTAGTATTTTCAACCTAACTTCTGTTTCCCCTGAAAAACAGATGTGGGGACTACGCTCAGGCGTCTTTTTACGCCTGCTACTTTAAGTGACGGATTATtgtggataatcatgaatgaattaggaataatgatgagtgagaaagaggCATAAATATCTTACCCCCCTCAcacaaaaaatgctaacctcccctattTTTGGTAATggcgagaggttagcatgtcttggataATCTTTCTGCCACAGAATCTGCCCACAGGACTTTATCATTCATCATtcttcatgattcattcatggtAATCCGTAATCAagatagcatccacattaatgtagaagtattCAGAAACATAttattttcttatttacaataaaaggcaCAATAAATTGTTTACCATTcgtttctattgggcacaacataatctgaaagacaaccaaaacaaactgcaaatgcgtccaacaagtttgtagagtaaCACGTTTGTAGAGtaacaagtttgtagagtaaCAGTTTGCAGAgtaacaagcttgatgtagtcatttctaaacggtaaaagatatgtatgaaaataaccTCAAATAAAAGGTATTGTCGCCTCATATGATTTAAAAACAAAAActtaaatccaaaatgctggagtatagagacaaatgaaacgttttagcttcactgtccaaataaatatgtagTGGCGTGTACATATCCATCAATCCCAAATGAATGGAAAAGATAGGCACCATTTAATTCCACCAATTTTGATGATGCATAGGGTTGTTATTTGCATTGCATGTGAACAGATTACTGTTTTACTAGCTGGCAGACTGATTTTGATTTATTCTTTACATGACGTTGATGCACTTAGACCCAGATGAACCAAATGACACAGATGAACCAGAGCAACAGAAACTATTTCGGTGTGGGTCAGGAAATATGGATAGCAAAAGGATTCGACTGTACCTCGGCCTGGACAATCTGGTATGTTGCTCCAGCAGCTCTCATCAAACATCTGGCGCCCCCTTGTGTTGCCTGGAACAAATGCTGGGTGCCAGAATTATGATGAATCATTTTAGGGACAGTTTCCGTGACCCAGATAAAGCCTCATTCCAGATTTAAAAACCATGTTCAATGGAAAACGTACAAAGTAACTTTTCAGGGGAAAAACACGAACCGTTGTAATTTGTCCGTCCTTGTGATTGCCGTTCTATCTCATTCATTCTAGGTGGTGGATTGCATGCTCCAGAAGAAACCAGGCATCTCAGCTATACAGTACCGGAACCAACTGAAGCTCTACACATCATCTGGTTTCCTGCCCACCATGGTAATCTATAACAGCACTAACTCAGCCACCTTCCCCTTTAAATTAATTATGGTGAGATGGGCTAAGATTAGGATTAGATGcatataacaaaatcaatggtcTCAGTAATTACTTGAATTCAATGACTTTCTACTTCTATCTGTTTCTCTTATGTGTGCTTTCCCTCTGCTTGTTAGAATGCATCCACCTGGAGAGTGAACGTCCCCAGATACAACATTACTATCAACACAGGTGTCATTATTTCTTATTAATGAGCCGATCTattagtctgggtaccagtctttttagctaacattccactctgtGCCACTCCTGTCATTCGCCTAAGAGACTGACCTTTCGGGAATCTCAACGGTCAATACGCAGCTGGATTACCAGCGGAGTTGCTCATTGGTTGTTGGAAAtagcatattatatatataatattttccATGACGGCATGTGGAGCCTCAAATAGAATTACAATTACAACAAAGTACAAAGTACAAAAAATAAGACGTTATTTTGATTGTAATTGCAGTATGTATTTAGTTTTAGAATTTAGAAGTGAGCTAGCAACTTTTGACAGACTGCTTTTCATCTGGACAACAAAAAACTGTTGCTCAGCAACCAGACACCAAAAGTGAAAGAGTTCcaaaatgtgctttaaaaaaaCGATTTCCAATATTTGCATAACATTTGATTGGAGGATAGCTATGACTGTTACCGAATCAGGATCAAATCCTCTgatctttaaa is a genomic window of Salvelinus alpinus chromosome 18, SLU_Salpinus.1, whole genome shotgun sequence containing:
- the LOC139543508 gene encoding cation channel sperm-associated auxiliary subunit beta-like isoform X6, whose amino-acid sequence is MKMNRTSIKVVDCMLQKKPGISAIQYRNQLKLYTSSGFLPTMNASTWRVNVPRYNITINTVAAPVDEWYVEFSMFHGFSMFRSKGSILDTLKGTLLDVARGWTRGRKGLL
- the LOC139543508 gene encoding cation channel sperm-associated auxiliary subunit beta-like isoform X1, whose translation is MDSKRIRLYLGLDNLVVDCMLQKKPGISAIQYRNQLKLYTSSGFLPTMVIYNSTNSATFPFKLIMNASTWRVNVPRYNITINTVAAPVDEWYVEFSMFHGFSMFRSKGSILDTLKGTLLDVARGWTRGRKGLL
- the LOC139543508 gene encoding cation channel sperm-associated auxiliary subunit beta-like isoform X4, which produces MDSKRIRLYLGLDNLVVDCMLQKKPGISAIQYRNQLKLYTSSGFLPTMNASTWRVNVPRYNITINTVAAPVDEWYVEFSMFHGFSMFRSKGSILDTLKGTLLDVARGWTRGRKGLL
- the LOC139543508 gene encoding cation channel sperm-associated auxiliary subunit beta-like isoform X3, which encodes MKMNRTSIKVVDCMLQKKPGISAIQYRNQLKLYTSSGFLPTMVIYNSTNSATFPFKLIMNASTWRVNVPRYNITINTVAAPVDEWYVEFSMFHGFSMFRSKGSILDTLKGTLLDVARGWTRGRKGLL
- the LOC139543508 gene encoding cation channel sperm-associated auxiliary subunit beta-like isoform X2 → MDSKRIRLYLGLDNLVVDCMLQKKPGISAIQYRNQLKLYTSSGFLPTMVIYNSTNSATFPFKLIMNASTWRVNVPRYNITINTAPVDEWYVEFSMFHGFSMFRSKGSILDTLKGTLLDVARGWTRGRKGLL
- the LOC139543508 gene encoding cation channel sperm-associated auxiliary subunit beta-like isoform X5, encoding MDSKRIRLYLGLDNLVVDCMLQKKPGISAIQYRNQLKLYTSSGFLPTMNASTWRVNVPRYNITINTAPVDEWYVEFSMFHGFSMFRSKGSILDTLKGTLLDVARGWTRGRKGLL